A window of the Streptomyces luomodiensis genome harbors these coding sequences:
- a CDS encoding TAXI family TRAP transporter solute-binding subunit, with protein MEPAKCRIQPGRPVEPKIDRSVTLHLRGDWGGANLHRVCGWIAQELTDRCGPHTRIATWNSRGFSDAVRAVGRGEVHVAMTTPTAFAVAALEGRGGYADEPFPDLRALGVVPQRDRLVVAVHKDLGIHTFAELRESKPALRLATSVHDGVNHVGLAAHEVLTRSGVDITGWGGELLEDERPFESLDHVREGRANAIVHEAVMLPPWQELGRFMNFLEVEQDVLDALYEDFAWPAAVVDDGYFPGCGAFRTLDFSDFLVLTRADLADDLAYAIAWVLGETRHVIEGQYRHLAPERSPITYPLDPVTMGETPVPLHPGAARYYNALRTS; from the coding sequence GTGGAGCCCGCAAAGTGCCGTATCCAGCCCGGCAGGCCCGTCGAGCCGAAGATCGATCGCTCTGTGACGTTGCACCTTCGAGGTGACTGGGGCGGTGCCAACCTTCACCGAGTGTGCGGTTGGATCGCTCAGGAGCTGACCGACCGGTGCGGTCCCCACACCCGTATCGCGACCTGGAACAGCAGGGGCTTCAGCGACGCCGTGCGCGCTGTCGGCCGCGGCGAAGTCCACGTCGCGATGACCACCCCGACGGCCTTCGCTGTCGCGGCGCTCGAAGGCCGTGGCGGGTACGCGGACGAGCCCTTTCCTGATCTTCGCGCTCTGGGAGTGGTGCCCCAACGTGACCGCCTGGTGGTTGCGGTCCACAAGGATCTCGGCATCCACACCTTTGCCGAGCTGCGGGAGAGCAAGCCCGCTCTGCGTCTCGCCACCTCCGTTCATGACGGTGTCAACCACGTGGGACTCGCCGCGCATGAGGTCCTGACGCGATCGGGAGTCGACATCACCGGCTGGGGCGGCGAACTGCTCGAGGACGAGCGGCCTTTCGAGTCCCTCGATCACGTGAGGGAAGGCCGAGCCAATGCCATCGTCCACGAAGCGGTCATGCTGCCGCCATGGCAGGAGCTCGGACGCTTCATGAACTTCCTGGAGGTCGAGCAGGACGTTCTCGACGCCCTGTACGAAGACTTCGCATGGCCGGCCGCTGTCGTCGACGACGGCTACTTCCCGGGGTGCGGGGCTTTCCGGACCCTTGACTTCTCCGACTTCCTCGTCCTGACCCGCGCCGATCTCGCCGATGATCTGGCCTACGCGATTGCCTGGGTGCTGGGTGAGACACGCCATGTCATCGAAGGGCAGTACCGCCACCTGGCCCCGGAGCGCAGCCCGATCACCTACCCGCTCGACCCGGTGACGATGGGCGAGACGCCCGTCCCCCTTCATCCCGGGGCAGCCCGCTACTACAACGCCCTGCGTACCTCGTGA
- a CDS encoding MarR family winged helix-turn-helix transcriptional regulator yields MSAGEPNQLPDELIRLTWTLHRTLRQRQTPPAGETRRPLSQVEVLRLVSSQPGISVREISTALGMQPNNVSTLVTRLTRAGFIERRPSTHDRRFIELHPTGKMITAGAEVDDSLTKVITEALSRLPPQSAERIAAALPDLWDLARALAPAP; encoded by the coding sequence GTGAGTGCTGGTGAGCCCAACCAACTGCCCGACGAGTTGATCCGCCTTACCTGGACGCTGCATCGCACGCTGCGCCAGCGGCAGACGCCACCAGCGGGCGAAACACGGCGCCCCCTGTCACAGGTGGAAGTGCTGCGTCTCGTCAGCAGCCAACCCGGCATCAGCGTCCGCGAGATCAGCACAGCACTGGGCATGCAACCCAACAACGTGAGCACGCTCGTCACCCGGCTGACCCGCGCAGGCTTCATCGAGCGCCGCCCCAGCACTCACGACCGGCGTTTCATCGAACTGCATCCCACGGGAAAGATGATCACAGCGGGCGCCGAGGTCGACGACAGTCTCACCAAGGTCATTACGGAGGCCCTGAGCCGGCTTCCACCACAATCAGCGGAACGCATCGCCGCCGCCCTTCCCGACCTGTGGGACCTGGCACGCGCCCTCGCCCCCGCCCCATGA
- a CDS encoding YciI family protein — protein MWYLTLHRWTGDRQRAIAEVLPSHLAWMRERQRAGQVLMAGPSPDRELGIIVVGHMSRDAVDDLFRDEPLVAGGFRGYDVIPWEVHHVLGVGGFDVPAVTAMLAGEHS, from the coding sequence ATGTGGTACCTGACACTGCATCGTTGGACCGGTGACCGCCAACGCGCCATCGCCGAGGTCCTGCCATCCCATCTGGCATGGATGCGAGAACGGCAACGCGCCGGCCAGGTCTTGATGGCAGGTCCAAGTCCCGACCGGGAGCTGGGAATCATCGTCGTGGGCCACATGTCCCGGGACGCGGTTGACGACCTCTTCCGCGATGAGCCCCTGGTCGCCGGTGGCTTCCGCGGCTACGACGTCATCCCCTGGGAAGTGCATCATGTGCTCGGTGTGGGAGGCTTCGACGTGCCCGCAGTCACCGCCATGCTGGCCGGTGAGCACAGCTGA
- a CDS encoding CoA-binding protein — MYGDPATVRKILTELGDTWAVVGLSSNQGRAAYGVAGVLQRFGKRIVPVHPKAETVHGERGYASLAEIPFPVDVVDVFVNSDLAGPVADEAVAIGAKAVWFQLGVIDPAAYERTRAAGLAMVMDRCPAIEIPRLG, encoded by the coding sequence ATGTACGGCGACCCGGCGACAGTCCGCAAGATTCTCACGGAGCTGGGGGACACCTGGGCGGTGGTCGGGCTCTCCTCCAACCAGGGGCGGGCGGCCTACGGCGTGGCCGGTGTCCTCCAGCGGTTCGGGAAGCGGATCGTGCCGGTGCACCCCAAGGCCGAGACGGTGCACGGCGAGCGGGGGTACGCCTCGCTCGCCGAGATCCCCTTCCCGGTCGACGTGGTCGATGTGTTCGTCAACAGCGATCTGGCGGGTCCCGTCGCCGACGAGGCCGTCGCCATCGGCGCCAAGGCCGTCTGGTTCCAGCTGGGCGTCATCGACCCGGCGGCGTACGAACGCACCCGCGCCGCCGGGCTCGCCATGGTGATGGATCGCTGCCCGGCCATTGAGATCCCCAGGCTGGGCTGA
- a CDS encoding YbaK/EbsC family protein: MSTPMDAFDEVRPAVECLDLLTAPVAEALRTWRGSEPVERVLFVDTDPDKADTAVLVEHYGASLLEQSANCVVVAGKRGGEVTLAACLVLAHTRADVNGVVRRHLGARKASFAPMDTATGESGMEFGGITPIGLPESWPILVDAAVADIPYALIGSGSRRGKLIVPGKVLAGLPGAVVLEGLGV; the protein is encoded by the coding sequence ATGAGTACGCCGATGGATGCCTTCGACGAGGTCCGTCCCGCCGTCGAGTGCCTGGACCTGCTGACCGCCCCCGTCGCCGAGGCGCTGCGCACCTGGCGCGGCTCGGAGCCGGTGGAGCGGGTGCTGTTCGTGGACACGGACCCGGACAAGGCCGACACCGCCGTACTCGTCGAGCACTACGGGGCCTCGCTGCTGGAGCAGTCCGCGAACTGCGTGGTCGTCGCGGGCAAGCGCGGTGGCGAGGTCACCCTGGCCGCCTGCCTCGTCCTCGCCCACACCCGGGCGGACGTCAACGGCGTGGTCCGCCGCCACCTGGGCGCGCGCAAGGCGTCGTTCGCCCCGATGGACACGGCCACGGGGGAGAGCGGCATGGAGTTCGGCGGCATCACCCCGATCGGACTGCCCGAGAGCTGGCCGATCCTGGTGGACGCCGCCGTGGCCGACATCCCGTACGCGCTCATCGGCAGCGGCAGCCGGCGCGGCAAGCTCATCGTGCCCGGCAAGGTGCTCGCCGGGCTGCCGGGCGCGGTCGTCCTGGAGGGCCTCGGCGTCTGA
- a CDS encoding helix-turn-helix domain-containing protein, producing MTDLDQLTQSLARNLKRWRNERGFTLDALAARAGVSRGMIIQIEQARTNPSVGTTVKLADALGVSITTLLDYEQGPRVTVVPPEQAVRMWSTEAGSYTALLVGTEADGPLEMWGWRLMPGDGSASDPHPSGTVELIHVTAGELTLEIGGEKHTVPAGTSAAFEANTPHTYRNEGEVPVEMTMAVSVPPAR from the coding sequence GTGACGGACCTCGATCAGCTCACCCAGTCGCTCGCCCGCAACCTCAAGCGGTGGCGCAATGAACGCGGCTTCACCCTCGACGCCCTCGCGGCCCGCGCCGGGGTCAGCCGGGGCATGATCATCCAGATTGAGCAGGCCCGTACGAACCCGAGCGTGGGCACCACGGTCAAACTCGCGGACGCCCTCGGTGTGAGCATCACCACCCTGCTCGACTACGAGCAGGGGCCACGGGTGACCGTTGTCCCTCCCGAGCAGGCGGTGCGGATGTGGTCCACCGAGGCGGGCAGCTACACCGCGCTGCTCGTCGGCACCGAGGCGGACGGCCCGCTGGAGATGTGGGGATGGCGGCTGATGCCCGGCGACGGCAGCGCCTCCGATCCGCACCCGTCCGGCACGGTGGAGCTGATCCATGTGACGGCGGGCGAGCTCACCCTGGAGATCGGCGGTGAGAAGCACACCGTCCCGGCCGGCACCTCCGCGGCGTTCGAGGCGAACACCCCGCACACCTACCGCAACGAGGGGGAGGTTCCGGTGGAGATGACCATGGCGGTGTCGGTGCCGCCCGCGCGCTGA
- a CDS encoding EamA family transporter — MSALFALATSLLWGLADFGGGLLTRRTPALTVVVVSQTIAVAVLGTIVVATGGWSEAGPQLWFAAAAGVVGPAAMLCFYRALALGPMGVVSPLGALGGVIVPLCVALVLGERPGVLQVSGIVVAVAGVVLASGPQTGGTPVQRQTLLLTAVAALGFGSVMALIAEASTTLTGLFLALFVQRVCNVAVGGAALLVSVRRGDPGLPEGGLGVVWASLPTLAFVGLADVAANGTYSLAAHHGPVTVAAVLASLYPVVTALAARGLLGERLRVVQATGAGLALVGTLLLATG; from the coding sequence ATGTCCGCGCTCTTCGCTCTGGCCACCAGCCTGCTCTGGGGGCTGGCCGACTTCGGCGGAGGGCTGCTCACCCGCCGCACCCCCGCACTCACCGTGGTCGTGGTCTCCCAGACCATCGCGGTCGCCGTCCTCGGCACCATCGTGGTGGCCACCGGCGGATGGTCCGAGGCGGGACCGCAGCTGTGGTTCGCCGCGGCGGCCGGTGTGGTGGGCCCGGCCGCGATGCTGTGCTTCTACCGGGCCCTCGCGCTCGGCCCGATGGGCGTCGTCTCCCCGCTCGGCGCGCTCGGCGGGGTCATCGTGCCGCTCTGCGTCGCGCTGGTGCTCGGCGAGCGGCCGGGGGTGCTTCAGGTCTCGGGGATCGTGGTGGCGGTCGCCGGTGTGGTCCTGGCCAGCGGCCCGCAGACCGGCGGTACGCCCGTCCAGCGGCAGACGCTGCTGCTCACCGCGGTCGCCGCGCTGGGCTTCGGCTCGGTGATGGCGCTGATCGCCGAGGCGTCGACCACGCTGACCGGGCTGTTCCTCGCGCTGTTCGTCCAGCGGGTGTGCAATGTGGCGGTCGGCGGCGCCGCGCTCCTGGTCTCCGTGCGGCGTGGTGATCCCGGGCTGCCCGAGGGCGGGCTGGGCGTGGTGTGGGCGTCGCTGCCCACGCTGGCCTTCGTGGGCCTGGCCGATGTGGCCGCGAACGGCACGTACAGCCTCGCCGCCCACCACGGCCCGGTCACCGTCGCCGCGGTGCTCGCCTCCCTCTACCCGGTGGTGACCGCGCTCGCCGCCCGCGGACTGCTCGGCGAGCGGCTGCGCGTGGTCCAGGCGACGGGCGCCGGGCTCGCCCTGGTGGGGACGCTGCTGCTGGCCACCGGCTGA